The Piliocolobus tephrosceles isolate RC106 chromosome 3, ASM277652v3, whole genome shotgun sequence genome has a window encoding:
- the CXCL9 gene encoding C-X-C motif chemokine 9 yields MKKSGVLFLLGIIFLVLIGVQGTPVMRKSRCSCINTNQGTIHLQSLKDLKQFAPNLSCEKTEIIATLKNGDQTCLNPDSADVKELIKKWEKQVSQKKKQKNGKKHQKKKVLKVRKSQRPQRKKTA; encoded by the exons ATGAAGAAAAGTGGTGTTCTTTTCCTCTTGGGCATCATCTTCCTGGTTCTGATTGGAGTGCAAG gAACCCCAGTAATGAGGAAGAGTCGCTGTTCCTGTATCAACACCAACCAAGGGACTATCCACCTACAATCCTTGAAAGACCTTAAACAATTTGCTCCAAACCTTTCCTGCGAGAAAACTGAAATCAT TGCTACGCTGAAGAATGGAGATCAAACATGTCTAAACCCAGATTCAGCAGATGTGAAGGAATtgattaaaaagtgggaaaaacag GTCagtcaaaagaaaaagcaaaagaatgggaaaaaacatcaaaaaaagaaagttctgaaAGTTAGAAAATCTCAACGTCCTCAACGAAAGAAGACTGCATAA